From Streptomyces sp. CMB-StM0423, a single genomic window includes:
- a CDS encoding ABC transporter permease, translating into MTAPHATAELDRAQPPVPPPPTPPKPARMTPADMLRVGGSGLRSRPMRVFLSALGIAIGIAAMIGVVGISTSSTEDLDRRLNALGTNLLTVTPGQSFSGSEASLPAESVGMIGAIPDVEKVSAVGRVDANVFRNDRIPEEQTGGLSVSAARIDLPESVGLRITDGRWLNEANSRYPAVVLGPKAAEQLGVYEAGPDSQVWLGGRWFTVVGLTAYNELVPELDSAALVGWDVAEDELGFAGTPTTIYTRTDESAVADVQSVLGATANPENPNEATVSRPSDALAAKEATDETLSGLLLGLGGVALIVGGVGVANTMVISVLERRSEIGLRRSLGATRGQIRSQFLCEALLLSALGGLGGVVLGIGVTVGYATSQDWATVVPIWAMAGGIGATLLIGGLAGFYPAVRAARLPPTEALATT; encoded by the coding sequence ATGACCGCGCCGCACGCGACGGCGGAGCTCGACCGCGCGCAGCCGCCCGTACCGCCGCCGCCCACCCCGCCGAAGCCCGCCCGGATGACCCCGGCGGACATGCTGCGGGTCGGGGGCTCGGGGCTGCGCTCGCGCCCCATGCGGGTGTTCCTCTCCGCGCTCGGGATCGCCATCGGCATCGCCGCGATGATCGGCGTCGTCGGCATCTCCACCTCCTCCACGGAGGATCTGGACCGCCGGCTGAACGCGCTGGGCACCAACCTCCTCACCGTCACCCCCGGGCAGTCGTTCTCGGGCTCCGAGGCCAGCCTGCCGGCGGAGTCCGTGGGCATGATCGGGGCCATCCCGGACGTCGAGAAGGTCTCCGCCGTCGGACGCGTCGACGCCAACGTCTTCCGCAACGACCGGATCCCGGAAGAGCAGACCGGCGGCCTCAGCGTCAGCGCGGCCCGCATCGACCTGCCGGAGTCCGTCGGGCTGCGGATCACCGACGGCCGCTGGCTGAACGAGGCGAACAGCCGCTACCCCGCGGTGGTCCTCGGCCCCAAGGCCGCCGAGCAGCTCGGGGTCTACGAGGCGGGGCCCGACTCGCAGGTGTGGCTGGGCGGTCGGTGGTTCACGGTCGTGGGCCTCACCGCGTACAACGAGCTGGTGCCCGAGCTGGACTCGGCCGCGCTGGTCGGCTGGGACGTCGCCGAGGACGAGCTGGGCTTCGCCGGCACCCCCACGACGATCTACACCCGCACCGACGAGTCCGCCGTCGCGGACGTGCAGTCGGTCCTCGGCGCCACCGCCAACCCGGAGAACCCCAACGAGGCCACCGTCTCCCGCCCCTCCGACGCCCTGGCGGCCAAGGAGGCCACCGACGAGACCCTCAGCGGCCTGCTGCTGGGACTCGGCGGGGTGGCGCTGATCGTCGGCGGCGTGGGCGTGGCCAACACCATGGTCATCTCCGTGCTCGAACGCCGCTCCGAGATCGGCCTGCGCCGCTCGCTGGGCGCCACCCGCGGCCAGATCCGCAGCCAGTTCCTCTGCGAGGCGCTGCTGCTGTCCGCGCTCGGCGGCCTCGGCGGCGTGGTCCTGGGCATCGGCGTGACCGTCGGCTACGCCACGTCCCAGGACTGGGCGACGGTGGTGCCGATATGGGCGATGGCCGGCGGCATCGGCGCGACGCTCCTCATCGGCGGCCTCGCCGGGTTCTACCCGGCGGTGCGCGCCGCCCGGCTGCCTCCCACCGAGGCGCTGGCCACCACCTGA
- a CDS encoding ABC transporter ATP-binding protein, with protein sequence MTVPSHPVVELTGVTKTYGDVAALRSADVVIRRGELLAVVGPSGSGKSTMLNIMGTLDRPSAGTVRIDGHDIDRLSDRELSALRAGTIGFVFQQFHLAPGVPALDNVADGLLYSGRTRAERRRLAERAMRRVGLGHRLYHEPHQLSGGEKQRVAIARAVLGDPPLLLADEPTGALDSRSGAVVMELLHQLHEAGTTVVVITHDRDIAASLPREVRLKDGSIEHDSATAAALPAARLSQEAVR encoded by the coding sequence GTGACCGTCCCGTCCCATCCGGTGGTCGAGCTGACCGGGGTCACCAAGACGTACGGGGACGTCGCCGCCCTCCGCTCCGCCGACGTCGTCATCCGGCGCGGCGAGCTGCTGGCGGTCGTCGGCCCCTCCGGCTCGGGCAAGTCCACCATGCTCAACATCATGGGGACGCTCGACCGCCCGTCCGCGGGCACCGTCCGCATCGACGGCCACGACATCGACCGGCTCAGCGACCGGGAGCTGTCGGCTCTGCGGGCGGGCACCATCGGCTTCGTCTTCCAGCAGTTCCACCTCGCCCCCGGCGTCCCGGCGCTCGACAACGTCGCCGACGGGCTGCTCTACAGCGGCCGGACCCGCGCCGAACGGCGCCGCCTCGCCGAGCGGGCCATGCGCCGCGTGGGCCTCGGCCACCGCCTCTACCACGAACCGCACCAGCTCTCCGGCGGCGAGAAGCAGCGCGTCGCCATCGCCCGCGCGGTCCTCGGCGACCCGCCCCTGCTGCTCGCCGACGAGCCCACCGGCGCGCTCGACTCCCGCTCCGGGGCGGTCGTGATGGAGCTGCTGCACCAGCTCCACGAGGCCGGCACCACCGTCGTCGTCATCACCCACGACCGCGACATCGCCGCCTCCCTGCCCCGCGAGGTCCGCCTCAAGGACGGCAGCATCGAGCACGACTCCGCCACCGCCGCGGCCCTCCCGGCCGCCCGGCTCTCCCAGGAGGCCGTCCGATGA